The sequence AGCATGACAACCATGGTTATCGCTATCTTTGCTTACTACATCATCGCAACAATTGTTCCTGTTGATAAGATCATTGGTCGCTTCTACCCTCTATTTGGTGCGCTGCTGATCTTCATGTCTGTTGGTCTTATGGCTGCCATTGCCCTATCGAGCGAACACACGGTAATGGGTGACTTCCAAGTGACGGATATGTTCACTAACCTGAACCCGAATGATATGCCGCTATGGCCTGCTCTATTTATCACCATCGCTTGTGGTGCGATCTCTGGCTTCCACGCAACTCAGTCTCCGCTGATGGCGCGTTGTATGGAAAACGAGAAAAATGGTCGTTTCGTATTCTACGGAGCAATGATTGGTGAAGGTGTGATTGCACTAATTTGGTGTGCTATTGCTCTATCTTTCTTCGGCTCTCTAGAAGCGCTTTCTGAAGCAGTTAAGAACGGTGGTCCAGGCAACGTTGTTTATAGCTCATCATTCGGTCTACTAGGCGTATTCGGCGGTATCATCGCGTTCCTAGGTGTGGTTATCCTACCTATCACTTCAGGTGATACTGCATTCCGCTCAAGCCGTCTTATCCTTGCTGAATACTTCAACATGGAACAGAAAACACTGCGCAACCGACTACTAATGGCACTTCCATTGTTTGTTATCGGTGGTGTTCTGACTCAAGTTGACTTCGGTATCATCTGGCGCTACTTCGGTTTCGCAAACCAAACAACGGCAGTAATGATGCTATGGACAGCTTCGGCATACCTACTACGTCATAACAAACTGCACTGGATTACGACTATTCCTGCGATGTTCATGACAGCCGTGTGTGTCACGTTCATTCTGAACAA is a genomic window of Vibrio japonicus containing:
- a CDS encoding carbon starvation CstA family protein; translated protein: MLWFLTCVAALIGGYFIYGAFVEKIFGINEKRQTPAHTKKDGVDFVPMSTKKVYLVQLLNIAGVGPIFGPIMGALYGPAAMLWIVLGCIFAGAVHDYFSGMLSVRNGGASVPTLTGRYLGNGAKHFMNIFAIVLLLLVGVVFVSAPAGMITNLVNDQTSLNVSMTTMVIAIFAYYIIATIVPVDKIIGRFYPLFGALLIFMSVGLMAAIALSSEHTVMGDFQVTDMFTNLNPNDMPLWPALFITIACGAISGFHATQSPLMARCMENEKNGRFVFYGAMIGEGVIALIWCAIALSFFGSLEALSEAVKNGGPGNVVYSSSFGLLGVFGGIIAFLGVVILPITSGDTAFRSSRLILAEYFNMEQKTLRNRLLMALPLFVIGGVLTQVDFGIIWRYFGFANQTTAVMMLWTASAYLLRHNKLHWITTIPAMFMTAVCVTFILNNSTLGFGLPMHYSTIAGVLFTLFATGYVIISSKGKGDTELADEEKPQAITETV